The Benincasa hispida cultivar B227 chromosome 9, ASM972705v1, whole genome shotgun sequence genome has a segment encoding these proteins:
- the LOC120086450 gene encoding uncharacterized protein LOC120086450, producing the protein MGNFAGFIIGEKLNGQNYFSWSQSIRMILEERHKFGYLTGEIPKPVPGDPQECIWKGEDSLLRYVLINSMESRIGRPLLYAATVKDIWDAVQQLYSKRQNASQLYTLRKQAHKCKQGTMDITSYFNKMSLLWQEMDLCREIVRKCVHDGAQYAKIKEADHVYDFLVGLNSKFNVVRSPIMGQRPIPSLMEICSEIRLEEDRSSAMNNPVIXSWKFAQKYV; encoded by the coding sequence ATGGGAAATTTTGCAGGATTCATTATTGGAGAAAAGCTGAATGGCCAGAACTATTTTTCCTGGTCTCAATCCATCAGAATGATCTTGGAAGAACGTCATAAATTTGGGTATTTGACTGGAGAGATACCTAAGCCTGTACCAGGAGATCCTCAGGAATGTATTTGGAAAGGGGAAGACTCGCTGTTGAGATATGTTTTGATTAATAGTATGGAATCTCGAATTGGTAGACCATTACTCTATGCTGCAACTGTCAAAGATATTTGGGATGCTGTGCAACAACTTTATTCAAAGAGGCAGAATGCGTCCCAACTCTATACGTTGCGAAAACAGGCCCACAAATGCAAGCAGGGAACTATGGACATAACGTCCTATTTCAATAAAATGTCTCTTTTGTGGCaagagatggatttgtgtaGGGAAATTGTCCGGAAGTGTGTGCATGACGGAGCTCAGTATGCAAAAATTAAAGAAGCTGATCATGTCTATGACTTCCTTGTTGGGTTAAATTCAAAGTTTAATGTCGTTCGGAGTCCGATTATGGGGCAACGTCCTATACCCTCTCTCATGGAAATTTGCTCAGAAATACGTCTAGAGGAAGACAGATCAAGTGCAATGAATAATCCAGTAATTANCTCATGGAAATTTGCTCAGAAATACGTCTAG
- the LOC120086667 gene encoding pentatricopeptide repeat-containing protein At3g49740 isoform X1, whose product MKKVQYAIHSLKTITESASQDLLEYNRFLAELKHSSRYFDSLQLFTQIHSSHCFNIKPDHYNLSTVLAVCANFRDIVFGSQLHGYAIRSGFKFYPHVANTILSLYAKTEDLASLKRGFQEIEKPDVYSWTTLLSACTKLGHIEYADEVFDMMPKDNVACWNAMITGFAESGHDWVAVNTFYEMHKMGVKPDNYSFACILSLCTKEIEDLGRQVHSLVIKAGYLGKTSVINALITMYFSIENLEDAYEVFEGTEAKVRDQITYNVMIDGLACVRRKEEALIMFIDMKRACLSPTELTFVSIMSSCSFIRVAQQVHSQAIKLGFESFTLVGNSTITMYSSCGEFQAANAVFQLLREKDLVSWNAIISSYIQGNFGKSAVLAFLQMQRTGIGPDEFTFGSLLGVSEFIEIVEMVHAFVHKNGLILVIEILNALVSAYAKCRKIKQSHQVFSEINSKNLISWNSVINGFLLNGLPLQALEHFSKLIMSKLKPSTFTLSIVLSICANISTLDIGKQIHGYILRSGNFSETSICNGLITMYSKCGMLDWSLKIFNVMIERDIVSWNSVISAYAQHGKGKEAVDCFKAMQDIPSIMPDQATFTTILSACSHAGLVDEACQILDTMLIDYHVVPSVDQLSCIVDLIGRLGYIDQAESVIESAEYGEHTHVWWALFSACAAHENLRLGRIVAGILLEKERENPSVYVVLSNIYASAGCWEEAANVRDLIKKTGAMKQPGCSWIS is encoded by the exons ATGAAGAAGGTCCAATATGCCATacatagtttgaaaacaataacTGAAAGTGCTTCACAAGACCTCCTTGAATACAACCGCTTCCTTGCAGAGCTCAAGCATTCAAGTCGCTACTTCGACTCTTTGCAACTCTTCACTCAAATCCATTCATCTCATTGCTTCAATATCAAGCCTGACCACTACAATCTCTCCACTGTACTTGCTGTTTGTGCCAACTTCCGTGACATTGTTTTCGGGTCTCAGCTCCATGGTTATGCGATTCGATCTGGGTTCAAATTCTATCCTCATGTTGCAAATACCATTCTTTCACTTTATGCCAAAACAGAGGATTTAGCATCTTTGAAAAGGGGTTTCCAAGAGATTGAGAAACCAGATGTTTACTCTTGGACTACGCTGTTGTCAGCTTGTACGAAATTAGGTCATATTGAATATGCAGATGAGGTGTTTGATATGATGCCGAAGGATAATGTTGCGTGTTGGAATGCTATGATAACTGGGTTTGCAGAAAGTGGACATGATTGGGTTGCCGTGAACACCTTTTATGAAATGCACAAAATGGGTGTTAAGCCGGATAATTACTCTTTTGCTTGTATCTTGAGTTTGTGTACCAAGGAAATTGAAGATTTGGGAAGACAGGTGCATTCTTTGGTAATTAAAGCTGGATATCTTGGAAAAACTTCTGTGATTAACGCTTTGATCACTATGTATTTCAGTATTGAGAACCTCGAGGATGCCTATGAGGTTTTTGAGGGAACTGAAGCTAAGGTTCGCGATCAGATTACTTATAATGTAATGATAGATGGCTTGGCCTGTGTAAGAAGGAAAGAAGAGGCGTTGATTATGTTCATAGATATGAAAAGGGCATGTCTAAGTCCTACTGAGCTCACCTTTGTGAGCATTATGAGCTCATGTTCATTTATACGGGTCGCCCAACAAGTGCACTCCCAAGCCATTAAGCTAGGGTTTGAATCTTTTACTTTAGTAGGAAATTCAACCATAACTATGTACTCTTCTTGTGGGGAGTTTCAAGCAGCAAATGCAGTTTTCCAGTTGCTAAGAGAGAAAGATCTTGTCTCATGGAATGCCATAATCTCGAGCTATATCCAAGGGAATTTTGGAAAATCAGCTGTTCTTGCTTTTCTACAAATGCAAAGGACTGGAATTGGGCCGGATGAGTTCACGTTTGGAAGCTTATTAGGAGTTTCAGAGTTCATTGAGATAGTGGAAATGGTTCATGCTTTTGTACATAAAAATGGGTTGATCCTCGTAATCGAAATTTTAAATGCATTAGTTTCTGCATATGCGAAGTGTAGGAAGATAAAACAGTCTCATCaagtatttagtgaaatcaattcaaaaaatttaatttcttgGAACTCTGTCATCAATGGATTTCTGTTAAATGGGCTTCCATTGCAGGCATTGGAGCATTTTTCTAAGCTTATAATGTCAAAGCTCAAGCCAAGCACATTTACACTCAGCATTGTCCTGAGCATTTGTGCAAACATTTCAACCTTGGACATTGGAAAACAAATTCATGGTTACATTCTCAGGTCGGGGAACTTCTCAGAAACTTCTATATGCAATGGTCTTATTACAATGTATTCAAAATGTGGGATGCTAGATTGgtctttgaaaatttttaatgtcATGATCGAAAGGGATATTGTATCATGGAATTCTGTAATATCTGCTTATGCACAACATGGGAAGGGGAAGGAAGCTGTTGATTGTTTCAAGGCCATGCAAGACATCCCCTCGATTATGCCTGATCAAGCCACATTCACTACTATTCTTTCAGCTTGCAGCCATGCAGGATTAGTTGACGAAGCCTGTCAGATTTTGGATACAATGTTGATAGATTATCATGTTGTTCCTAGTGTGGATCAATTATCTTGCATTGTCGACCTTATAGGTCGTTTGGGGTATATTGATCAGGCTGAAAGTGTAATCGAAAGTGCAGAATATGGGGAGCATACACACGTTTGGTGGGCATTGTTTAGTGCCTGTGCAGCTCATGAAAACTTAAGGTTGGGAAGAATTGTTGCGGGAATCCTTCTAGAGAAAGAACGTGAGAATCCATCTGTGTATGTGGTTCTGTCAAATATATATGCCAGTGCTGGGTGTTGGGAAGAAGCAGCCAATGTAAGGGATTTGATTAAGAAAACTGGTGCTATGAAACAACCAGGCTGCAGTTGGATCAG CTAA
- the LOC120086667 gene encoding pentatricopeptide repeat-containing protein At3g49740 isoform X2, whose product MKKVQYAIHSLKTITESASQDLLEYNRFLAELKHSSRYFDSLQLFTQIHSSHCFNIKPDHYNLSTVLAVCANFRDIVFGSQLHGYAIRSGFKFYPHVANTILSLYAKTEDLASLKRGFQEIEKPDVYSWTTLLSACTKLGHIEYADEVFDMMPKDNVACWNAMITGFAESGHDWVAVNTFYEMHKMGVKPDNYSFACILSLCTKEIEDLGRQVHSLVIKAGYLGKTSVINALITMYFSIENLEDAYEVFEGTEAKVRDQITYNVMIDGLACVRRKEEALIMFIDMKRACLSPTELTFVSIMSSCSFIRVAQQVHSQAIKLGFESFTLVGNSTITMYSSCGEFQAANAVFQLLREKDLVSWNAIISSYIQGNFGKSAVLAFLQMQRTGIGPDEFTFGSLLGVSEFIEIVEMVHAFVHKNGLILVIEILNALVSAYAKCRKIKQSHQVFSEINSKNLISWNSVINGFLLNGLPLQALEHFSKLIMSKLKPSTFTLSIVLSICANISTLDIGKQIHGYILRSGNFSETSICNGLITMYSKCGMLDWSLKIFNVMIERDIVSWNSVISAYAQHGKGKEAVDCFKAMQDIPSIMPDQATFTTILSACSHAGLVDEACQILDTMLIDYHVVPSVDQLSCIVDLIGRLGYIDQAESVIESAEYGEHTHVWWALFSACAAHENLRLGRIVAGILLEKERENPSVYVVLSNIYASAGCWEEAANVRDLIKKTGAMKQPGCSWIR is encoded by the coding sequence ATGAAGAAGGTCCAATATGCCATacatagtttgaaaacaataacTGAAAGTGCTTCACAAGACCTCCTTGAATACAACCGCTTCCTTGCAGAGCTCAAGCATTCAAGTCGCTACTTCGACTCTTTGCAACTCTTCACTCAAATCCATTCATCTCATTGCTTCAATATCAAGCCTGACCACTACAATCTCTCCACTGTACTTGCTGTTTGTGCCAACTTCCGTGACATTGTTTTCGGGTCTCAGCTCCATGGTTATGCGATTCGATCTGGGTTCAAATTCTATCCTCATGTTGCAAATACCATTCTTTCACTTTATGCCAAAACAGAGGATTTAGCATCTTTGAAAAGGGGTTTCCAAGAGATTGAGAAACCAGATGTTTACTCTTGGACTACGCTGTTGTCAGCTTGTACGAAATTAGGTCATATTGAATATGCAGATGAGGTGTTTGATATGATGCCGAAGGATAATGTTGCGTGTTGGAATGCTATGATAACTGGGTTTGCAGAAAGTGGACATGATTGGGTTGCCGTGAACACCTTTTATGAAATGCACAAAATGGGTGTTAAGCCGGATAATTACTCTTTTGCTTGTATCTTGAGTTTGTGTACCAAGGAAATTGAAGATTTGGGAAGACAGGTGCATTCTTTGGTAATTAAAGCTGGATATCTTGGAAAAACTTCTGTGATTAACGCTTTGATCACTATGTATTTCAGTATTGAGAACCTCGAGGATGCCTATGAGGTTTTTGAGGGAACTGAAGCTAAGGTTCGCGATCAGATTACTTATAATGTAATGATAGATGGCTTGGCCTGTGTAAGAAGGAAAGAAGAGGCGTTGATTATGTTCATAGATATGAAAAGGGCATGTCTAAGTCCTACTGAGCTCACCTTTGTGAGCATTATGAGCTCATGTTCATTTATACGGGTCGCCCAACAAGTGCACTCCCAAGCCATTAAGCTAGGGTTTGAATCTTTTACTTTAGTAGGAAATTCAACCATAACTATGTACTCTTCTTGTGGGGAGTTTCAAGCAGCAAATGCAGTTTTCCAGTTGCTAAGAGAGAAAGATCTTGTCTCATGGAATGCCATAATCTCGAGCTATATCCAAGGGAATTTTGGAAAATCAGCTGTTCTTGCTTTTCTACAAATGCAAAGGACTGGAATTGGGCCGGATGAGTTCACGTTTGGAAGCTTATTAGGAGTTTCAGAGTTCATTGAGATAGTGGAAATGGTTCATGCTTTTGTACATAAAAATGGGTTGATCCTCGTAATCGAAATTTTAAATGCATTAGTTTCTGCATATGCGAAGTGTAGGAAGATAAAACAGTCTCATCaagtatttagtgaaatcaattcaaaaaatttaatttcttgGAACTCTGTCATCAATGGATTTCTGTTAAATGGGCTTCCATTGCAGGCATTGGAGCATTTTTCTAAGCTTATAATGTCAAAGCTCAAGCCAAGCACATTTACACTCAGCATTGTCCTGAGCATTTGTGCAAACATTTCAACCTTGGACATTGGAAAACAAATTCATGGTTACATTCTCAGGTCGGGGAACTTCTCAGAAACTTCTATATGCAATGGTCTTATTACAATGTATTCAAAATGTGGGATGCTAGATTGgtctttgaaaatttttaatgtcATGATCGAAAGGGATATTGTATCATGGAATTCTGTAATATCTGCTTATGCACAACATGGGAAGGGGAAGGAAGCTGTTGATTGTTTCAAGGCCATGCAAGACATCCCCTCGATTATGCCTGATCAAGCCACATTCACTACTATTCTTTCAGCTTGCAGCCATGCAGGATTAGTTGACGAAGCCTGTCAGATTTTGGATACAATGTTGATAGATTATCATGTTGTTCCTAGTGTGGATCAATTATCTTGCATTGTCGACCTTATAGGTCGTTTGGGGTATATTGATCAGGCTGAAAGTGTAATCGAAAGTGCAGAATATGGGGAGCATACACACGTTTGGTGGGCATTGTTTAGTGCCTGTGCAGCTCATGAAAACTTAAGGTTGGGAAGAATTGTTGCGGGAATCCTTCTAGAGAAAGAACGTGAGAATCCATCTGTGTATGTGGTTCTGTCAAATATATATGCCAGTGCTGGGTGTTGGGAAGAAGCAGCCAATGTAAGGGATTTGATTAAGAAAACTGGTGCTATGAAACAACCAGGCTGCAGTTGGATCAGGTAA